The proteins below are encoded in one region of Buttiauxella gaviniae:
- the nudE gene encoding ADP compounds hydrolase NudE, producing MSKPLQKPTILHVETVARSRLFNVETVDLEFSNGVRRVYERMRPSAREAVMIVPIVDNHLILIREYAVGTESYELGFSKGLIDPGETVFEAANRELKEEVGFGANQLTFLKKLTMAPSYFSSKMNIVIAEDLYPESLEGDEPEELPQVRWPLESLLDLLDEEDFSEARNVSALFLVREWLKEQGRL from the coding sequence ATGAGTAAACCATTACAAAAACCGACCATCTTACATGTTGAAACCGTGGCCCGTTCACGGCTGTTCAATGTCGAAACGGTGGACCTGGAATTCAGCAACGGTGTGCGCCGTGTTTATGAGCGTATGCGGCCGTCTGCCCGCGAAGCTGTAATGATAGTCCCTATCGTTGATAACCATTTGATTTTGATCCGGGAATACGCGGTTGGCACGGAATCCTATGAGCTTGGTTTTTCTAAGGGGCTGATTGACCCGGGTGAAACCGTCTTTGAAGCGGCAAACCGTGAGCTTAAAGAAGAGGTGGGCTTCGGCGCAAATCAGCTCACGTTTTTGAAAAAGCTGACTATGGCTCCGTCCTATTTCTCCAGCAAAATGAATATTGTGATTGCTGAAGATCTCTATCCAGAATCTCTGGAGGGTGACGAACCAGAAGAGTTGCCGCAGGTACGCTGGCCGCTGGAATCGTTACTTGATTTGCTTGATGAAGAAGATTTTAGCGAGGCGCGAAATGTGAGTGCGCTTTTCCTGGTACGGGAATGGCTGAAAGAGCAGGGACGTTTATAG